A window from Citrus sinensis cultivar Valencia sweet orange chromosome 5, DVS_A1.0, whole genome shotgun sequence encodes these proteins:
- the LOC102623053 gene encoding BEL1-like homeodomain protein 11 isoform X2 yields MVSKDSPPNPASNMLHQFIISDSITAQNLANQHFDTYGSALRGNNILPHSFGVLPSIQSLGERISRSMDLVHVHAPAVAEESSEISHTRHLMDLLGASNETNDQSQRLSLSLGSHMLVPSGHYNQSPNYLFYGDEAREVCNPGVDQHVSEGYSFNSNSINRACSIDGTESFAYAVGNSRFLRPAQSLLEEVVNVGKNIDMSDERYISKLYHGSRRGGLRLSSELKAEMCNTGTLSAEKQELRLRIAKLISLLEEVESKYEIYYNQMEEVVSSYEVIAGLGAAKSYTSLALQAMSRHFCSLRDAIISQINIASRRFSQDLPKISSGLSQLSLFDREARHHRMSLQQLGMFHSQRQVWRPIRGLPETSVGILRSWLFEHFLHPYPNDSEKQLLASQTGLTKNQVSNWFINARVRLWKPMIEEMYREEFADSSEDSNPSFAGSSATREGGADQAGD; encoded by the exons ATGGTTTCAAAAGACTCACCTCCAAATCCAGCTTCAAATATGCTACACCAATTCATCATCTCAGACTCCATTACAGCTCAGAATCTTGCAAACCAACATTTTGATACTTATGGTTCTGCATTAAGAGGCAATAACATACTTCCTCATTCTTTTGGTGTGTTGCCAAGCATTCAGTCTCTTGGGGAAAGAATATCCAGATCAATGGACCTTGTTCATGTTCATGCTCCTGCCGTAGCAGAGGAATCATCCGAGATCAGTCACACAAGACATCTAATGGACCTTCTTGGAGCATCAAATGAGACCAATGATCAATCCCAGAGGCTTTCTCTATCTCTTGGTTCTCACATGCTAGTTCCATCCGGCCATTACAACCAGAGCCCcaattacttattttatgGGGATGAAGCTAGAGAAGTTTGTAATCCAGGAGTGGATCAGCATGTAAGTGAGGGCTATTCGTTCAACAGCAACTCAATAAATCGCGCTTGTTCCATTGATGGAACAGAATCTTTTGCTTATGCAGTAGGGAATTCAAGATTTCTAAGACCAGCTCAGTCCCTTTTAGAAGAAGTAGTTAATGTTGGCAAAAACATTGACATGAGTGATGAAAGATATATCAGCAAGTTGTATCATGGTAGCCGGAGAGGAGGGCTAAGATTATCATCTGAATTAAAAGCAGAAATGTGCAATACTGGGACGTTATCTGCTGAGAAACAAGAGCTTCGTCTCAGAATTGCAAAGCTTATTTCCTTGCTAGAGGAg GTGGAGAGCAAATATGAGATATACTACAACCAAATGGAAGAAGTAGTGTCATCATATGAAGTGATAGCAGGGTTAGGTGCAGCCAAATCTTACACTTCTTTAGCACTCCAAGCCATGTCTAGACATTTCTGCAGTTTAAGAGATGCCATAATATCTCAAATAAATATCGCAAGCAGAAGATTTTCTCAAGACTTGCCAAAAATCAGCTCAGGATTATCTCAACTTAGCTTGTTTGATAGAGAGGCTAGGCACCATAGAATGTCTCTTCAACAGCTTGGAATGTTCCATAGCCAACGACAAGTATGGAGGCCGATCAGGGGGCTGCCAGAGACTTCTGTGGGAATACTTCGCTCTTGGCTATTTGAACACTTTCTTCATCC ATACCCGAATGACTCTGAAAAGCAACTGTTGGCATCCCAGACAGGCCTGACCAAGAACCaa GTGTCAAATTGGTTCATTAACGCTCGAGTTCGGCTATGGAAGCCTATGATCGAAGAAATGTACAGAGAGGAATTTGCAGACTCTTCGGAAGACTCAAATCCATCATTTGCTGGCAGTTCTGCTACAAGGGAAGGCGGAGCTGATCAAGCAGGAGATTGA
- the LOC102628324 gene encoding probable ubiquitin-conjugating enzyme E2 16 has product MTSSSAPSRKALSKIASNRLQKELVEWQVNPPAGFKHKVTDNLQRWIIEVNGAPGTLYANETFELQVDFPEHYPMEAPQVIFLPPAPLHPHIYSNGHICLDILYDSWSPAMTVSSVCISILSMLSSSTVKQRPADNDRYVKNCRNGRSPKETRWWFHDDKV; this is encoded by the exons ATGACCAGTTCATCTGCTCCTTCACGCAAg GCTTTAAGCAAGATCGCAAGTAATAGACTGCAAAAAGAGCTTGTGGAGTGGCAAGTCAATCCTCCAGCGGGATTCAAACACAAAGTCACTGATAATCTGCAAAG GTGGATAATCGAAGTCAACGGAGCGCCGGGGACGCTCTATGCGAACGAAACGTTTGAGCTTCAAGTGGATTTCCCTGAGCATTACCCTATGGAGGCAcctcaa GTGATTTTTCTCCCTCCAGCTCCTCTGCATCCCCACATTTATAGCAATGGACATATCTGTTTAG ATATTCTTTATGATTCCTGGTCCCCGGCAATGACTGTTAGTTCTGTATGTATCAGCATTCTCTCCATGTTGTCAAGCTCAACTGTGAAG CAACGGCCCGCCGATAACGACCGTTATGTGAAGAACTGTAGGAATGGGAGATCTCCAAAGGAGACAAGATGGTGGTTCCATGATGATAAAGTGTAA
- the LOC102628899 gene encoding uncharacterized protein LOC102628899 codes for MRLVQRLPLMANSLATTGLSKTSWQSRPLLSFLRTQTLLNSLSLYPKINYLLLCSCSQSQTSPDFSNLILEQSSKRGPLEPGLYLVATPIGNLEDITLRALRVLKSANVILSEDTRHSGKLLQYYNIKTPLLSYHKFNESQREQTVLNRLKQGEIVALISDAGTPGISDPGTELAKLCVDEKIPVVPIPGASAFVAALSASGLATDEFTFVGFLPKHARSRTERLMLSANEVKTQIFYVPPHKLLQFLEETSLLFGYSRRCVIAREITKMHEEFWRGTLGEAKEAFSSHQPKGEITVLVEGKAICVVETPSEDQLEKELRGLISAGHNLSMAVKLVAQGTSVRRKTIYSLALRKFGKQIEAADDSNSC; via the exons ATGAGGCTGGTACAAAGACTTCCTTTAATGGCAAATTCACTCGCAACGACAGGTCTTTCAAAGACTTCATGGCAGAGCAGGCCTCTTCTTAGCTTTCTTCGTACACAAACACTCTTAAACTCACTATCACTTTAccctaaaattaattacctcCTCTTATGCTCCTGTTCACAATCGCAAACCTCCCCCGATTTCTCCAACTTAATCCTCGAACAATCTTCAAAACGT GGCCCTCTGGAACCTGGATTGTATCTAGTCGCAACACCCATCGGAAATCTTGAAGATATCACCTTACG AGCTCTTCGTGTCTTGAAATCAGCTAACGTAATACTTTCAGAAGACACAAGGCATTCAGGGAAGTTACTTCAgtattacaatattaaaactCCTCTT CTGAGTTATCACAAGTTCAATGAGTCGCAAAGAGAGCAAACAGTGTTAAATAGGTTGAAACAGGGTGAGATCGTGGCACTGATCAGTGATGCCGGAACACCTGGCATTAGTGATCCTGGTACTGAATTG GCAAAATTATGTGTGGATGAGAAAATTCCTGTTGTCCCGATTCCTGGAGCTTCTGCTTTTGTAGCTGCTCTTTCTGCCTCGGGTTTGGCCACCGATGAGTTTacatttg TTGGATTTCTCCCTAAACATGCTAGATCAAGGACAGAGAGACTAATGCTTTCTGCAAATGAAGTGAaaacacaaatattttatgttcctCCTCACAAGCTTTTGCAATTTCTTGAAGAAACTTCCTTACTTTTTGGTTACTCAAG AAGGTGTGTAATAGCTCGGGAAATAACGAAAATGCATGAAGAG TTTTGGAGGGGTACTTTGGGGGAAGCCAAAGAAGCATTTTCAAGTCACCAACCAAAAGGAGAAATTACAGTGTTAGTTGAAGGCAAGGCAATATGTGTCGTTGAAACTCCATCAGAGGATCAGCTTGAAAAGGAATTAAGAGGATTAATCTCCGCTGGGCACAATCTTTCAATG GCTGTCAAATTGGTGGCTCAAGGAACATCAGTGAGGAGGAAAACCATATATTCTCTTGCATTGAGGAAATTTGGAAAGCAAATTGAGGCAGCGGATGATTCAAATAGCTGCTAA
- the LOC102623053 gene encoding BEL1-like homeodomain protein 11 isoform X1 produces MSLLPPVLFCRQVEGYHHYIHILINYESLLVSVSLNASYYRFSLTLSSGTMVSKDSPPNPASNMLHQFIISDSITAQNLANQHFDTYGSALRGNNILPHSFGVLPSIQSLGERISRSMDLVHVHAPAVAEESSEISHTRHLMDLLGASNETNDQSQRLSLSLGSHMLVPSGHYNQSPNYLFYGDEAREVCNPGVDQHVSEGYSFNSNSINRACSIDGTESFAYAVGNSRFLRPAQSLLEEVVNVGKNIDMSDERYISKLYHGSRRGGLRLSSELKAEMCNTGTLSAEKQELRLRIAKLISLLEEVESKYEIYYNQMEEVVSSYEVIAGLGAAKSYTSLALQAMSRHFCSLRDAIISQINIASRRFSQDLPKISSGLSQLSLFDREARHHRMSLQQLGMFHSQRQVWRPIRGLPETSVGILRSWLFEHFLHPYPNDSEKQLLASQTGLTKNQVSNWFINARVRLWKPMIEEMYREEFADSSEDSNPSFAGSSATREGGADQAGD; encoded by the exons ATGTCACTTTTACCTCCTGTTCTTTTCTGTAGACAAGTTGAAGGTTATCACCATTACATtcatattcttattaattatgaatctCTTTTGGTTTCAGTTTCCTTGAATGCAAGTTACTACAGGTTTTCACTTACATTAAG TTCAGGAACTATGGTTTCAAAAGACTCACCTCCAAATCCAGCTTCAAATATGCTACACCAATTCATCATCTCAGACTCCATTACAGCTCAGAATCTTGCAAACCAACATTTTGATACTTATGGTTCTGCATTAAGAGGCAATAACATACTTCCTCATTCTTTTGGTGTGTTGCCAAGCATTCAGTCTCTTGGGGAAAGAATATCCAGATCAATGGACCTTGTTCATGTTCATGCTCCTGCCGTAGCAGAGGAATCATCCGAGATCAGTCACACAAGACATCTAATGGACCTTCTTGGAGCATCAAATGAGACCAATGATCAATCCCAGAGGCTTTCTCTATCTCTTGGTTCTCACATGCTAGTTCCATCCGGCCATTACAACCAGAGCCCcaattacttattttatgGGGATGAAGCTAGAGAAGTTTGTAATCCAGGAGTGGATCAGCATGTAAGTGAGGGCTATTCGTTCAACAGCAACTCAATAAATCGCGCTTGTTCCATTGATGGAACAGAATCTTTTGCTTATGCAGTAGGGAATTCAAGATTTCTAAGACCAGCTCAGTCCCTTTTAGAAGAAGTAGTTAATGTTGGCAAAAACATTGACATGAGTGATGAAAGATATATCAGCAAGTTGTATCATGGTAGCCGGAGAGGAGGGCTAAGATTATCATCTGAATTAAAAGCAGAAATGTGCAATACTGGGACGTTATCTGCTGAGAAACAAGAGCTTCGTCTCAGAATTGCAAAGCTTATTTCCTTGCTAGAGGAg GTGGAGAGCAAATATGAGATATACTACAACCAAATGGAAGAAGTAGTGTCATCATATGAAGTGATAGCAGGGTTAGGTGCAGCCAAATCTTACACTTCTTTAGCACTCCAAGCCATGTCTAGACATTTCTGCAGTTTAAGAGATGCCATAATATCTCAAATAAATATCGCAAGCAGAAGATTTTCTCAAGACTTGCCAAAAATCAGCTCAGGATTATCTCAACTTAGCTTGTTTGATAGAGAGGCTAGGCACCATAGAATGTCTCTTCAACAGCTTGGAATGTTCCATAGCCAACGACAAGTATGGAGGCCGATCAGGGGGCTGCCAGAGACTTCTGTGGGAATACTTCGCTCTTGGCTATTTGAACACTTTCTTCATCC ATACCCGAATGACTCTGAAAAGCAACTGTTGGCATCCCAGACAGGCCTGACCAAGAACCaa GTGTCAAATTGGTTCATTAACGCTCGAGTTCGGCTATGGAAGCCTATGATCGAAGAAATGTACAGAGAGGAATTTGCAGACTCTTCGGAAGACTCAAATCCATCATTTGCTGGCAGTTCTGCTACAAGGGAAGGCGGAGCTGATCAAGCAGGAGATTGA